The segment GACCCCGTCAAGCGGGATAGTTCCCCAGGATCACCATCAACGACGCGTCGCATAGCTGGCGCTGCGACGGCCTGCGTAGTCCGCCAGGATTCGAACGAAGTCCTCGGTTCGCTCCGCGAAGACGTTGTGGCCCGCGGTTCCCAGGATGTGCAGGCTCGTGGTCTCCGAGACGAGGGCGAGCTTCTGGTAGAAGGCGATGCCCAGGTCAACCGGCGCCGAGCGATCGTCGCGGCCCCAGACGACTTCGACGGGAATATTGACCTCGCCGGCGAAGAGGCGAGCGCGGATGTCGTCCTTCGCCGCCTGAAGACTCGGCTCCCAGTATTTCTTCTCAACCATCGGGTAGGTCTTGAGGGCGTTCTGGTGGTTCTCCTTGACGTACTTAGCGGCGGCCGCATTGATTTGTTCCTGCGGCACCGGGGTCACGTACAGCGCACGGAAGTAGGCTCCGCAGATCTCCTCCGGAGACGCGTCCGCCGGAAGCGAACGCGTGATCGCGTCGTAGAACTCAACGTCGCGGAACTTAGCGTCGGTGCC is part of the Mycobacterium adipatum genome and harbors:
- a CDS encoding alpha/beta fold hydrolase, whose amino-acid sequence is MNTDLSVNYISVGGIRTRYIDQGEGPVILLIHGGHSGMSMPGGGDGWAPVIAPLVDKGFRVVTFDKLGQGETDLAPTHAEWTFDAVVKHARGFIDALGLEDMILVGHSRGGLLASKLALDMPESTKGLFIVSSATLAGTDAKFRDVEFYDAITRSLPADASPEEICGAYFRALYVTPVPQEQINAAAAKYVKENHQNALKTYPMVEKKYWEPSLQAAKDDIRARLFAGEVNIPVEVVWGRDDRSAPVDLGIAFYQKLALVSETTSLHILGTAGHNVFAERTEDFVRILADYAGRRSASYATRR